The Virgibacillus phasianinus genome includes a window with the following:
- the prpE gene encoding bis(5'-nucleosyl)-tetraphosphatase PrpE — MKIDVIGDIHGCFDELLELLYLLGYQKKQDIFVHPTNRKPIFAGDITDRGPNSLAVIRLVYNMVVKHRVAGYVPGNHCNKLYRYFLGNNVRINHGLETTVDEYLSLGQREQKKIRHQFMTLYEAAPLYLQLPEANAIVAHAGIKEAYIGRTDKKVKTFVLYGDITGASNADGTPIRGDFAQDYHGDPWIVYGHTPVLEPRQVNHSLNIDTGCVFGNKLTAFRMPENETVSVQSRQHFLSEKFRTFP, encoded by the coding sequence TGAAAATTGATGTAATCGGTGACATACACGGCTGTTTTGATGAATTATTGGAGCTTCTGTATTTGCTCGGCTATCAAAAAAAGCAAGATATATTCGTTCATCCTACTAATCGCAAGCCGATTTTTGCCGGGGATATAACAGACCGCGGCCCAAATTCTCTTGCGGTCATCAGGCTGGTTTACAATATGGTGGTAAAACACCGCGTGGCAGGCTATGTACCGGGAAATCATTGTAATAAGCTGTACCGCTATTTCTTGGGAAATAATGTCCGGATTAATCATGGTCTGGAAACTACCGTAGATGAATATCTTTCCTTGGGGCAGCGGGAGCAAAAGAAAATAAGGCATCAGTTTATGACTTTATATGAAGCGGCACCATTATATTTGCAGCTCCCGGAAGCAAACGCGATTGTTGCCCATGCCGGTATCAAAGAAGCCTATATCGGCCGTACAGATAAAAAGGTAAAAACGTTTGTCTTGTATGGTGATATTACCGGAGCCTCAAACGCAGATGGCACACCAATTCGCGGGGACTTTGCACAGGATTACCATGGGGATCCATGGATTGTGTATGGACACACACCTGTTCTTGAGCCTCGACAGGTTAACCACAGCCTAAACATTGATACCGGTTGCGTTTTTGGGAATAAATTAACCGCCTTTCGCATGCCTGAGAATGAAACTGTTTCTGTTCAGTCACGGCAGCATTTCCTATCAGAGAAATTCAGGACTTTTCCATAA
- a CDS encoding RluA family pseudouridine synthase — protein sequence MNVKWVITTEHEGMSIYDYLRTVQDFSHRIVKRVKETKGLLKVNGRCQIVRYELTAGDVLEAAFPPETIGPGLVPEDIPLSIVYEDEAVLVIDKPAGVATIPSFNHRSGTIGNAVLGYYQKQQIPYTIHVVTRLDRDTSGLLLIAKHQYSHSLLAKEQQANQVDRTYCAVVEGAISQTKGTIDADIARKEGSIIERVVGEKGKRAVTHYQVEKRSSAYTMVKIKLDTGRTHQIRVHFSHIGHSLAGDDLYGGSTENIDHQALHCMELQFRHPFTKKRMHFNSAPPKKIAGLMEKS from the coding sequence GTGAACGTGAAATGGGTCATTACAACGGAACATGAGGGAATGTCCATCTATGATTATCTCCGTACTGTTCAGGATTTCTCACACCGGATCGTGAAGCGTGTAAAGGAGACAAAAGGTCTGCTGAAAGTGAATGGAAGATGCCAGATTGTCAGGTACGAATTAACAGCCGGTGATGTGCTTGAGGCAGCTTTTCCACCAGAAACGATAGGACCCGGGCTTGTACCTGAAGACATCCCGCTATCGATTGTGTACGAGGATGAAGCGGTACTGGTTATCGATAAACCTGCAGGAGTGGCAACAATCCCGTCATTTAATCATCGAAGCGGAACCATCGGAAATGCCGTACTTGGTTATTACCAGAAGCAGCAAATTCCATACACGATTCATGTCGTAACTAGACTGGACCGTGATACATCAGGACTTCTGCTGATTGCTAAGCATCAGTACAGTCATTCATTACTGGCTAAGGAGCAACAAGCGAATCAAGTAGACAGGACGTATTGTGCGGTGGTGGAAGGCGCTATTTCGCAGACAAAAGGGACCATTGATGCAGATATAGCTCGAAAAGAAGGTTCAATTATCGAGCGCGTGGTTGGGGAAAAAGGGAAACGAGCGGTCACACATTACCAGGTGGAGAAGCGGTCAAGCGCCTATACAATGGTTAAAATCAAGCTTGATACAGGGAGAACTCATCAAATTAGGGTTCATTTTTCTCATATAGGACACAGTCTGGCTGGTGATGATTTATATGGTGGTTCAACTGAGAACATTGATCATCAGGCTTTGCATTGCATGGAATTGCAATTTCGCCATCCATTTACCAAAAAGAGGATGCATTTTAATTCAGCTCCACCAAAGAAAATCGCCGGGCTTATGGAAAAGTCCTGA
- a CDS encoding NAD kinase: protein MRFAIVSKGDDRSNNIMATMRQYLTEFDLEYDKESPELVISVGGDGTLLEAFHRYIHRLNETAFIGVHTGHLGFYADWVPEEVEKLIIEIAKTPFQVVEYPLLEVNIRSKSGRSEDTFLALNEATIKTADGSVVFDVEIKGEHFETFRGDGLCLSTPSGSTAYNKALGGGIIHPSLEAFQLTEMASINNRVFRTIGSPLILPKHHTCLLKPLVDRSFLITIDHFTETYTNVKSIQCRVAKEKVRFARFRPFPFWNRVRDSFVADDEK, encoded by the coding sequence ATGAGATTTGCAATTGTATCAAAGGGCGACGATCGTTCAAACAATATAATGGCAACAATGAGGCAATATTTAACGGAGTTTGATTTAGAGTACGATAAAGAAAGTCCCGAGCTCGTCATCTCCGTGGGTGGGGATGGGACACTGCTTGAGGCATTCCACCGTTACATTCACCGTTTAAATGAGACGGCGTTTATTGGGGTACATACTGGCCATCTCGGTTTTTATGCAGATTGGGTCCCGGAAGAGGTTGAAAAGTTAATCATTGAAATAGCCAAAACACCGTTCCAGGTTGTGGAATATCCACTGCTTGAAGTAAATATAAGATCCAAATCCGGGCGCAGTGAAGACACATTTCTAGCTTTGAATGAAGCGACAATTAAAACGGCCGATGGTTCGGTTGTTTTTGACGTGGAAATAAAAGGCGAGCACTTTGAAACATTTCGTGGTGATGGATTATGTTTATCGACTCCTTCAGGCAGTACTGCATACAACAAAGCACTTGGCGGCGGTATTATCCATCCATCGCTGGAGGCATTCCAGTTGACTGAGATGGCGTCCATTAACAACCGGGTATTCCGTACAATTGGCTCGCCGTTAATTTTGCCAAAGCATCATACATGCCTATTAAAGCCGCTTGTGGATCGCAGTTTTTTAATCACAATTGATCATTTTACCGAGACCTATACAAATGTGAAATCCATTCAGTGCCGTGTCGCAAAGGAAAAAGTGCGTTTTGCCCGGTTCAGGCCATTCCCATTCTGGAACCGCGTGCGTGATTCATTTGTAGCTGATGATGAGAAATAA
- a CDS encoding GTP pyrophosphokinase: MNWKALLAPYSQVVEELKVKLKGMRSQFEYESRHSPIEFITGRVKPVTSILDKAETKHIPLERIEQEMQDIAGVRVVCQFVDDIYNIVDMLRSRNDFAIIEEKDYISEKKDSGYRSFHIIIEYPVETIHGEKKLIAEIQIRTLAMNFWATNEHSLNYKYKGSIPSDIKNRLKRASEAAFKLDEEMSKIKNEVQEAQRIFHRK, translated from the coding sequence ATGAATTGGAAAGCATTACTCGCACCGTATTCACAGGTGGTTGAGGAATTAAAAGTAAAGCTTAAAGGAATGCGGTCGCAGTTTGAATATGAGTCAAGGCATTCCCCAATTGAATTTATTACTGGTCGGGTTAAGCCTGTTACAAGTATTTTAGATAAAGCAGAAACGAAGCATATCCCGCTTGAGCGGATTGAACAGGAGATGCAGGATATCGCCGGTGTGCGCGTCGTTTGTCAGTTTGTTGATGATATCTATAATATTGTTGACATGCTTCGCTCCAGGAATGACTTTGCCATAATTGAGGAGAAGGATTATATATCTGAAAAAAAGGACAGTGGATACCGGTCGTTCCACATTATTATTGAATACCCGGTTGAAACGATTCATGGGGAGAAAAAGTTAATTGCGGAAATTCAGATTCGAACGCTTGCTATGAACTTTTGGGCAACGAATGAGCACTCTCTTAATTATAAATATAAAGGCAGCATTCCAAGTGATATAAAGAACAGGTTGAAACGAGCTTCGGAAGCTGCGTTTAAGCTTGATGAGGAAATGTCAAAAATAAAAAATGAGGTACAGGAAGCACAGCGGATTTTTCATAGGAAGTAA
- a CDS encoding CYTH domain-containing protein: MTQEIEIEYKNLLTKDEYNRLLHAFPFPETGTRQTNYYFETSDFSLKAKGAALRIREKNEKYVLTLKEPHPDGLLESHDSLTAAEAESWITGMPIEKEQVSNQLKYLGIKVNDLIYYGSLQTERHELKHQGTLLVLDYSTYNGISDYELEIEAGSRTDGLNMLHTILDDYAVTKKQTPNKIKRFFTSLTLD, from the coding sequence ATGACACAGGAAATTGAAATTGAATATAAAAATCTGCTAACAAAAGACGAATATAACCGTTTATTGCACGCGTTTCCTTTTCCCGAAACCGGAACCCGTCAAACCAATTACTATTTTGAAACAAGCGATTTTTCATTAAAAGCAAAAGGTGCTGCACTCCGAATCCGGGAGAAAAACGAAAAATATGTTTTAACCTTAAAAGAACCGCATCCTGATGGGCTGCTTGAGTCACATGATTCGTTAACAGCGGCTGAAGCAGAAAGCTGGATCACCGGTATGCCTATTGAGAAGGAACAGGTTTCCAATCAACTTAAATACTTAGGCATCAAAGTAAATGACCTGATTTATTATGGAAGCCTTCAAACAGAACGGCATGAATTAAAGCACCAGGGAACACTATTGGTACTTGATTATAGTACCTATAATGGGATTTCTGATTATGAACTGGAAATCGAGGCGGGTTCCAGAACCGATGGACTAAATATGCTTCACACTATTCTTGATGATTATGCGGTTACCAAAAAACAGACACCGAATAAAATTAAACGATTTTTCACATCATTGACGCTTGACTGA
- a CDS encoding globin, producing MTRPGTMFEAIGGFDSIDKLVTAFYRRVSMHPDLIPIFPEDLTETARKQRLFLTQFFGGPMIYSEERGSPMLRRRHLPFEITPTRRNAWLACMSEALIEAEIEEPYRTAIFEKLSMTANHMMNTPE from the coding sequence ATGACAAGACCCGGCACAATGTTTGAAGCCATTGGTGGTTTCGATTCCATAGATAAACTTGTAACAGCCTTCTATCGGCGCGTTTCCATGCATCCCGATCTTATACCAATTTTCCCTGAAGATTTAACGGAAACCGCTAGAAAACAACGCCTATTCCTGACCCAATTTTTTGGTGGGCCAATGATTTATTCAGAAGAGCGCGGTAGCCCCATGCTCAGGCGTCGTCACCTGCCATTTGAAATAACGCCAACAAGAAGAAATGCGTGGCTTGCGTGTATGAGTGAAGCACTTATAGAAGCGGAAATCGAAGAACCCTATCGCACGGCAATTTTTGAGAAACTTAGCATGACTGCAAATCATATGATGAACACACCCGAGTAG
- a CDS encoding ClpXP adapter SpxH family protein yields MSWQNAELDGPNQSNTSAKSNVTDFVQKPIEIYVFVDPLCPECWSLEPYLKKLSVEYGRFFTIRPIISGHLNTLNKDKFDKPRKLKDIWDRTAKRTGMSCDGDIWTDNPVSSPWIASLAIKAAELQGKKAGKLFLRKIQESLFLQKRNISDEDVLFEVAKQANVDLQEFKNDLYSSSAKKAFQCDLKLTKEMEVDYIPTIVFFNQVVEEQGIKISGLYPYDIYVKVLKQMLQQEPEPAERPSLEKFMAFYGIVGNKEISVVYDWTLAQTDKEMKKLQLKQIVKKIPVKYGSFWKYIND; encoded by the coding sequence GTGAGTTGGCAAAACGCTGAACTTGATGGCCCGAATCAATCAAACACATCGGCGAAATCTAATGTAACAGATTTTGTACAAAAACCAATTGAAATTTATGTTTTTGTAGATCCTCTTTGCCCTGAGTGTTGGTCTTTAGAGCCTTATCTTAAAAAGCTTTCGGTTGAATACGGACGCTTTTTTACCATACGACCTATAATTAGCGGACACTTAAATACATTAAACAAAGATAAATTCGATAAACCAAGAAAACTCAAGGACATTTGGGATCGAACAGCGAAACGAACTGGCATGAGTTGTGACGGAGATATATGGACCGATAATCCCGTGTCATCACCATGGATTGCTTCACTTGCAATCAAAGCCGCTGAATTACAAGGTAAAAAAGCAGGCAAACTGTTTTTACGAAAAATTCAGGAAAGCCTATTTCTGCAAAAACGGAATATTTCCGATGAAGACGTTCTATTTGAAGTTGCCAAACAAGCAAATGTAGATTTACAGGAATTCAAAAACGATTTATATTCATCCTCAGCAAAAAAGGCTTTTCAATGTGATCTTAAACTGACCAAGGAAATGGAAGTCGATTATATACCAACCATTGTCTTCTTTAACCAGGTAGTCGAGGAACAAGGTATTAAAATTTCCGGACTTTATCCATATGATATTTATGTAAAGGTTCTAAAACAAATGCTTCAGCAAGAGCCTGAACCTGCAGAAAGACCATCATTAGAAAAATTCATGGCATTTTACGGAATCGTCGGCAATAAAGAAATATCGGTTGTATATGACTGGACACTTGCACAGACAGACAAAGAAATGAAGAAGCTGCAGTTAAAGCAAATAGTTAAAAAGATCCCTGTAAAATACGGATCCTTTTGGAAGTATATAAACGATTGA
- the pepF gene encoding oligoendopeptidase F yields the protein MAKGTKELPKRSELPKELTWDLEDIFATDEEWEKELNSLKQDIPKIEEYAGKLADSAQTLYDVLKLQDDLSERLGKLFTYSHMRNDEDTTNSFYQELNAKAENVLTLASSSMSYIVPEILTIDEAKLKEFQAEKEELALYKQTLDEIARQRAHVLSQKEEALLAEASEPMENASQTFGLLNNADLTFPAITNEDGEEVDLTHGRYIGFLESKDRSVREAAFKAMYDTYGSFKNTFSSTLTGTIKKDNFYAKVRNYDSARHAALDGDNIPEQVYENLVEAVNEKIHLLHRYTALRKKVLELEELHMYDMYTPLVQNVEMKIPYEKAQEYVVDALQPLGEDYVNTIKEGYQSRWIDVEENKGKRSGAYSSGAYGTNPYVLLNWQDNVNDLFTLAHELGHSLHSYYTRKSQPFRYGNYSIFVAEVASTCNEALLNEYMLNHLEDEKEKLFLLNHFLEGFRGTVFRQTMFAEFEHDIHKRMQEGEALTAEKLTEIYYALNKKYFGDEVISDEEIGLEWSRIPHFYYNYYVFQYATGYSAATALANQILTDEDGSAVERYLNFLKAGSSDFPIEVLKKAGVDMTSKQPILEALDVFEEKLNEMEEMLLK from the coding sequence TTGGCTAAAGGAACAAAGGAATTACCTAAAAGAAGTGAGTTACCAAAGGAATTAACTTGGGATTTAGAAGATATTTTTGCTACAGATGAGGAATGGGAGAAAGAATTAAATAGTTTAAAGCAGGACATTCCAAAGATTGAGGAATATGCCGGCAAACTGGCTGATTCGGCACAAACATTATATGATGTATTAAAGCTTCAGGATGACTTATCAGAGCGACTAGGTAAGCTTTTTACATATTCCCATATGCGTAATGATGAAGATACAACCAATTCATTTTATCAGGAGCTGAATGCAAAAGCGGAAAATGTATTAACCCTTGCATCAAGTTCCATGAGTTATATTGTGCCCGAAATCCTAACTATTGACGAAGCTAAGTTGAAGGAATTTCAAGCTGAAAAAGAAGAATTAGCATTATACAAGCAAACATTGGATGAAATTGCCCGCCAGCGTGCGCACGTGTTAAGCCAAAAAGAAGAAGCGCTGCTTGCTGAAGCATCGGAACCTATGGAAAATGCTTCCCAAACATTTGGTTTGTTAAACAACGCCGATCTGACTTTCCCGGCAATTACCAACGAGGACGGAGAAGAGGTAGACTTAACACACGGGCGTTATATTGGTTTTTTGGAATCAAAAGACCGCAGTGTTCGCGAAGCTGCTTTTAAAGCAATGTATGATACGTATGGCAGCTTTAAAAATACGTTCTCATCTACTTTAACCGGAACAATCAAAAAAGATAACTTCTATGCGAAGGTGCGGAACTATGATTCAGCTAGACACGCTGCACTTGATGGAGACAATATTCCGGAGCAAGTTTACGAAAATTTAGTAGAAGCGGTAAATGAAAAGATCCACCTATTGCATCGTTATACAGCATTACGTAAAAAAGTTCTTGAATTGGAAGAACTGCATATGTATGACATGTACACACCGCTTGTTCAGAATGTAGAGATGAAAATCCCATATGAAAAAGCTCAGGAATATGTGGTTGATGCACTGCAGCCGCTTGGTGAAGATTACGTTAACACGATCAAAGAAGGATACCAAAGCAGGTGGATTGATGTTGAAGAGAATAAAGGCAAGCGCAGTGGCGCCTACTCATCAGGAGCGTATGGAACCAATCCATATGTGCTGCTGAACTGGCAGGATAATGTCAATGATTTGTTTACACTCGCACATGAACTTGGTCATTCCCTGCACAGCTATTACACAAGAAAGTCACAGCCATTCCGTTATGGAAATTATTCCATTTTCGTGGCTGAAGTGGCGTCAACCTGTAATGAGGCACTATTGAACGAATATATGCTGAACCATTTAGAAGATGAGAAAGAGAAGCTATTCTTATTGAATCATTTTCTTGAAGGCTTCCGTGGTACTGTTTTCCGTCAGACCATGTTCGCTGAGTTTGAACATGATATTCACAAGCGGATGCAGGAAGGTGAAGCATTAACTGCAGAAAAACTTACTGAGATTTATTATGCATTAAATAAAAAGTATTTTGGTGATGAAGTTATATCCGATGAGGAGATTGGACTCGAATGGTCCCGTATCCCGCATTTTTACTACAATTATTATGTGTTCCAATATGCAACCGGATATTCCGCCGCAACTGCTTTGGCCAACCAAATCCTAACCGATGAAGATGGCTCAGCAGTTGAGCGCTATTTAAACTTTTTAAAAGCCGGAAGCAGTGATTTCCCAATTGAAGTGCTGAAAAAGGCTGGAGTTGACATGACTTCAAAACAGCCGATCCTTGAAGCACTGGATGTTTTTGAAGAAAAGTTAAATGAAATGGAAGAAATGTTGTTGAAGTAG